One Candidatus Thermoplasmatota archaeon genomic region harbors:
- a CDS encoding hydroxymethylglutaryl-CoA synthase has product MSTTDSIGIVSYGANIPRLRIKAEEIAKVWGKDGVAISKGLGIFEKSVPAIDEDTATISVEAARAALKRCIVNPKDIGAIYIGSESHPYAVKPTGTIVAEAIGATPHVMVADYEFACKAGTAAVQTCSALVKAGMIKYGLAIGADTSQAAPGDALEYSAAAGGAAFIIGRENVVATINHTLSYTTDTPDFWRRAERKYPAHGGRFTGEPAYFKHITNCAKNLMEKAGTQPSDYTYAVFHQPNGKFPVNVAKMLGFTPEQVKQGLLTPVIGNTYSGASMLGLASVLDVAKPGDRIFLTSYGSGAGSDGFDITVTEKILHLARKNAPLVSQMIEHKKYIDYGTYAKLTDLLYWE; this is encoded by the coding sequence ATGTCAACTACAGATAGCATTGGTATTGTTAGTTACGGAGCAAATATACCCAGATTACGAATTAAAGCAGAAGAAATCGCTAAAGTATGGGGTAAAGATGGTGTTGCTATTAGCAAAGGACTCGGTATTTTTGAAAAATCAGTTCCAGCTATTGACGAAGACACCGCAACTATAAGTGTTGAAGCAGCTCGTGCAGCACTCAAGCGCTGTATCGTTAATCCAAAGGATATTGGTGCAATTTATATTGGAAGTGAATCACATCCTTACGCAGTTAAGCCAACTGGAACTATTGTTGCCGAAGCAATTGGTGCAACCCCCCATGTTATGGTTGCTGATTATGAATTTGCCTGTAAAGCTGGAACAGCTGCTGTTCAAACCTGTTCCGCCCTGGTTAAAGCAGGGATGATTAAATACGGTCTTGCTATTGGAGCAGATACATCACAGGCAGCACCAGGTGACGCGTTAGAATATTCGGCAGCGGCAGGAGGGGCCGCTTTTATTATCGGCAGAGAAAACGTTGTCGCTACAATTAATCATACCCTTTCATATACCACTGACACTCCTGATTTCTGGCGTCGAGCAGAACGGAAATATCCTGCACATGGAGGACGTTTTACCGGTGAACCAGCATATTTCAAACATATTACCAATTGTGCAAAAAATTTAATGGAAAAAGCCGGGACGCAACCTTCAGATTATACCTATGCAGTTTTTCATCAGCCAAATGGTAAATTTCCAGTCAATGTTGCAAAAATGCTTGGTTTTACCCCTGAGCAAGTCAAACAAGGATTACTAACCCCAGTTATTGGAAATACCTATTCAGGTGCATCAATGCTTGGACTTGCATCAGTTCTTGATGTTGCTAAACCTGGCGATCGCATCTTTCTGACGAGTTACGGTTCAGGTGCAGGAAGCGATGGGTTTGATATTACGGTTACTGAAAAAATCCTGCATCTGGCACGAAAAAATGCCCCGCTAGTATCTCAGATGATTGAACATAAAAAATATATTGATTACGGTACGTATGCAAAATTAACTGATTTATTATACTGGGAGTGA